The Drosophila biarmipes strain raj3 chromosome 2L, RU_DBia_V1.1, whole genome shotgun sequence genome has a window encoding:
- the LOC108034948 gene encoding RNA-binding protein Rsf1 has product MSSMGDQRGTRVYVGNLTDKVKKDDLEGEFTKYGKLNSVWIAFNPPGFAFVEFEHRDDAEKACDILNGSELLGSQLRVEISKGRPRQGRRGGPAERGRRGDFGRHSITSSGSGGGGFRQRGSSGSSSRHTERGYSSGRSGASSYNGRDGGGSGFNRREVYGGGRESGRYSSGSSASYGRTGGQSAGRFRSRSPVSNHRF; this is encoded by the coding sequence ATGTCTAGCATGGGTGATCAGCGCGGGACGAGGGTGTACGTTGGCAACCTGACCgataaagtgaaaaaagaCGATCTGGAGGGGGAGTTCACAAAGTACGGCAAGCTAAATTCGGTGTGGATAGCATTCAACCCCCCGGGCTTTGCGTTCGTGGAGTTCGAGCACCGCGACGACGCCGAAAAGGCGTGCGACATACTGAACGGCTCCGAGCTCCTGGGGTCCCAGCTGCGAGTGGAGATCTCGAAGGGGAGGCCGCGCCAGGGTAGGCGTGGCGGCCCTGCCGAAAGGGGCCGACGCGGTGATTTCGGTCGACACAGCATCacgagcagcggcagcggcggcggaggcTTCCGGCAGCGTGGCTCCAGCGGCTCCTCCAGCCGGCACACGGAGAGGGGCTACAGCTCCGGCCGGTCGGGGGCAAGCAGCTATAATGGACGTGACGGCGGCGGAAGCGGCTTCAACCGACGCGAGGTGTACGGCGGCGGACGCGAGAGCGGCCGCTACAGCAGTGGAAGCAGCGCCAGCTACGGACGCACTGGCGGCCAATCAGCTGGACGCTTCCGATCTCGCTCGCCGGTCAGCAACCATCGATTCTAA
- the LOC108034954 gene encoding REPTOR-binding partner isoform X2, with protein MAEMEMQSNKMSITEEAQATRKECGKRGRKPGRKTSTEKLDIKAKLERSRQSARECRARKKLRYQYLEELVADREKAVVALRAELERLIQWNRQLSENSTPINNDQLLQEIGILKQE; from the exons ATGGCAGAAATGGAAATGCAAAGTAATAAAATGTCTATCACGGAGGAAGCGCAAGCG ACACGGAAAGAGTGTGGCAAAAGAGGGAGGAAACCAGGAAGAAAGACATCAACTGAGAAATTGGATATCAAGGCCAAACTTG AACGTAGCAGGCAAAGTGCTAGAGAATGCCGGGCACGTAAGAAACTGCGCTATCAGTACCTCGAGGAACTGGTTGCGGATCGGGAGAAGGCTGTTGTGGCTCTACGTGCCGAACTGGAGCGC TTAATACAATGGAATAGACAGTTAAGCGAAAATAGCACTCCAATCAACAATGACCAGTTGCTGCAGGAAATCGGAATCCTCAAACAAGAATAA
- the LOC108034954 gene encoding REPTOR-binding partner isoform X1: MAEMEMQSNKMSITEEAQAQTRKECGKRGRKPGRKTSTEKLDIKAKLERSRQSARECRARKKLRYQYLEELVADREKAVVALRAELERLIQWNRQLSENSTPINNDQLLQEIGILKQE, from the exons ATGGCAGAAATGGAAATGCAAAGTAATAAAATGTCTATCACGGAGGAAGCGCAAGCG CAGACACGGAAAGAGTGTGGCAAAAGAGGGAGGAAACCAGGAAGAAAGACATCAACTGAGAAATTGGATATCAAGGCCAAACTTG AACGTAGCAGGCAAAGTGCTAGAGAATGCCGGGCACGTAAGAAACTGCGCTATCAGTACCTCGAGGAACTGGTTGCGGATCGGGAGAAGGCTGTTGTGGCTCTACGTGCCGAACTGGAGCGC TTAATACAATGGAATAGACAGTTAAGCGAAAATAGCACTCCAATCAACAATGACCAGTTGCTGCAGGAAATCGGAATCCTCAAACAAGAATAA
- the LOC108034954 gene encoding REPTOR-binding partner isoform X3 — protein sequence MAEMEMQSNKMSITEEAQAQTRKECGKRGRKPGRKTSTEKLDIKAKLERSRQSARECRARKKLRYQYLEELVADREKAVVALRAELERVVNTME from the exons ATGGCAGAAATGGAAATGCAAAGTAATAAAATGTCTATCACGGAGGAAGCGCAAGCG CAGACACGGAAAGAGTGTGGCAAAAGAGGGAGGAAACCAGGAAGAAAGACATCAACTGAGAAATTGGATATCAAGGCCAAACTTG AACGTAGCAGGCAAAGTGCTAGAGAATGCCGGGCACGTAAGAAACTGCGCTATCAGTACCTCGAGGAACTGGTTGCGGATCGGGAGAAGGCTGTTGTGGCTCTACGTGCCGAACTGGAGCGCGTCG TTAATACAATGGAATAG
- the LOC108033764 gene encoding MOB kinase activator-like 3, with product MALNGFLEFFQKGKTFRPKKPFASGTIRYSLHKQAQASLQSGINLRQVVRLPQGENLNDWLAVHVVDFFNRINLLYGTVSEFCNETTCPTMSGGSRYEYLWADGDLYKKPTALSAQKYIEHLMDWIETQINNESVFPVSTDVPFPKNFSAISRKILTRLFRVFVHVYIHHFDRIVSIGAEAHVNACYKHFYYFVQEFDMVSAKELEPLQEMTSRICKDKD from the exons ATGGCACTAAATGGATTTTTAGAGTTCTTTCAAAAGGGCAAG ACTTTCAGGCCAAAGAAGCCCTTTGCCTCGGGAACCATAAGGTATTCCCTACACAAACAAGCCCAGGCCAGTCTGCAATCCGGGATTAATCTTCGGCAAGTGGTGCGGCTGCCCCAAGGGGAGAATTTGAACGACTGGCTGGCTGTCCATG TTGTGGACTTTTTCAACCGCATAAATCTCCTGTACGGCACTGTCTCTGAGTTTTGCAACGAAACTACATGTCCCACAATGTCGGGGGGCTCCCGGTACGAGTATTTGTGGGCTGACGGAGATCT cTATAAAAAGCCAACCGCCCTCTCAGCCCAGAAGTATATTGAGCATTTAATGGACTGGATTGAGACCCAAATCAATAACGAATCTGTTTTTCCCGTATCCACTG ATGTTCCTTTTCCGAAAAACTTCTCAGCCATTAGTCGGAAGATTTTAACCCGTCTGTTCCGGGTGTTTGTCCACGTCTATATCCACCACTTTGACCGTATAGTCAGCATTGGAGCT GAAGCCCATGTAAATGCCTGCTacaaacatttttactacTTTGTCCAAGAATTCGACATGGTCTCGGCCAAGGAGCTGGAACCGCTGCAGGAAATGACATCTAGAATTTGCAAGGATAAGGACTAA
- the LOC108035215 gene encoding probable trafficking protein particle complex subunit 13 homolog, with protein sequence MEMVDPDAHLVALKVMRLMRPTLVGVGPVVTCEPTDLVQKFSSSQESDAIPGACAETLAAGQVLLLPQSFGSIYLGETFASYICVHNTTANPVECVTVKADLQSNTTRINLSMHENAKSPVTLPPGGTIDDVIRYEVKEIGTHILVCEVNYSTPAGYAQSLRKFFKFQVLKPLDVKTKFYNAEIDEIYLEAQVQNVTTSPFCLEKVELDGSEDYSVTPLNTLPNGESVFTVKHMLQPNNSCQFLYCIKPKGDIAKDIDTLRQFNNVGKLDIVWRSNLGEKGRLQTSQLQRLPFECKTLRLEVLDAKNTIKIGTIFTFNCRVTNTSELAMKLNVRLVAKFSPDSQYTGCADFMLGLLQSGDSAEFPLSVCPSKLGLVKISPLILTNTLQNEQFTIENVVDVFVVNSDYDNDPTTHQNKLIRYESAGNCLNQKQVQLQVV encoded by the exons ATGGAGATGGTTGACCCAGATGCGCATTTGGTGGCACTAAAAG TTATGAGGCTGATGCGGCCCACCTTGGTGGGAGTTGGACCCGTCGTAACTTGCGAGCCCACGGACCTGGTGCAGAAATTCAGCAGCTCCCAGGAGAGTGACGCAATACCCGGGGCCTGTGCGGAAACCCTGGCGGCGGGTCAAGTCCTATTGCTACCCCAATCCTTCGGAAGCATTTACCTGGGCGAAACATTCGCCAGCTACATCTGCGTCCACAACACCACCGCCAATCCTGTGGAATGTGTCACTGTGAAGGCCGATCTGCAGTCGAACACTACGCGCATCAACTTGTCCATGCACGAAAACGCCAAGTCGCCAGTGACATTGCCTCCGGGTGGAACAATCGACGATGTTATACGCTACGAGGTGAAGGAAATCGGAACCCATAT CCTGGTCTGCGAAGTAAACTACTCGACTCCAGCGGGCTATGCCCAGTCCTTGAGAAAGTTCTTCAAGTTTCAAGTTCTAAAGCCACTCGATGTGAAAACCAAGTTCTACAATGCCGAAATCGACGAAATATACTTGGAGGCACAGGTCCAAAACGTGACTACCAGTCCGTTTTGCCTTGAAAAGGTGGAATTGGATGGTTCCGAGGACTACTCCGTCACTCCTTTAAATACGCTGCCCAATGGGGAGTCTGTTTTCACGGTGAAGCACATGCTGCAGCCCAATAACAGTTGCCAGTTTCTTTATTGCATTAAG CCCAAAGGGGATATTGCCAAGGACATAGATACTCTGCGGCAATTCAATAATGTGGGTAAACTGGACATTGTCTGGAGGTCGAATCTTGGCGAAAAGGGCAGGCTACAGACCAGTCAACTGCAGCGACTG CCCTTTGAGTGCAAAACTCTTCGTTTGGAAGTATTGGATGCAAAGAATACCATTAAGATCGGCACTATATTCACGTTCAACTGCCGCGTGACGAATACATCTGAGCTGGCGATGAAATTGAATGTTCGCCTGGTTGCCAAGTTTTCACCGGACAGTCAGTACACGGGATGTGCTGATTTTATGCTGGGCTTGCTGCAAAGTGGGGACTCCGCCGAGTTTCCCCTATCCGTCTGTCCCTCTAAGCTGGGCCTTGTTAAAATATCACCCTTGATACTGACCAATACACTCCAAAATGAACAATTTACAATAGAGAATGTCGTGGATGTTTTCGTGGTAAATTCGGACTACGACAACGATCCCACAACGCACCAGAACAAGCTGATTCGTTACGAAAGCGCTGGAAACTGTCTAAACCAAAAGCAAGTGCAGCTGCAGGTTGTTTAG
- the LOC108035218 gene encoding probable transcriptional regulatory protein CPn_0573/CP_0176/CPj0573/CpB0595, translating into MLRNFSTQLGKCVFQLQPVREMAGHSKWANIKHTKALKDGARAALFAKISRQIRMAIQEGNSADPAINSLLRTEIERALKQNMPSGTIQNTLNKFKSSKMQLKKYRLDIRYKRSVYLICIFYTDNFSGVKMDATPMIKKAGGEFMDVGNLFEDFGLIEARFDTSKLLKGSSLEDKATNDAIELGAEEIEVVDNAEGSVNFLCSPVVLPSLSRNLEKAGYTVDSSEHIFSPMNVVQLSPEDQKAYDVFIEKLRNIPGLEDIYDNVEQK; encoded by the exons ATGTTACGAAATTTTTCCACGCAGCTCGGAAAATGCGTTTTTCAGTTGCAGCCTGTTCGCGAAATGGCGGGCCATTCAAAGTGGGCCAACATAAAGCACACAAAGGCTCTGAAAGATGGAGCTAGGGCGGCATTATTTGCAAAGATTTCTAGGCAAATCCGCATGGCCATACAGGAGGGCAACTCCGC TGATCCGGCCATCAATTCCCTCTTGCGCACGGAGATAGAAAGAGCCCTCAAGCAGAACATGCCCAGCGGAACCATACAAAACactttgaataaatttaaatccaGCAAAATGCAGCTCAAAAAGTACCGGCTCGACATCAGGTACAAAAGAAGCGTATACTTGATATGCATTTTCTACACGGACAACTTTTCGGGGGTCAAGATGGATGCGACGCCAATGATTAAGAAGGCCGG GGGGGAATTTATGGATGTTGGCAATCTGTTTGAGGACTTTGGCTTGATAGAAGCTCGGTTTGATACATCAAAACTCCTCAAAGGGTCCAGTTTGGAAGATAAGGCCACTAATGATGCTATAGAACTTGGTGCTGAAGAGATCGAAGTAGTTGACAATGCCGAAGGATCAGTTAAT TTCCTATGCAGTCCTGTTGTTTTACCTAGTCTAAGTAGAAACCTGGAGAAAGCTGGATACACCGTTGACAGCAGTGAACACATATTTTCTCCTATG AATGTTGTGCAATTATCCCCGGAAGACCAAAAGGCGTATGATGTGTTCATAGAAAAACTAAGAAACATACCAGGCTTAGAGGATATCTATGACAATGTTGAACAAAAATAA
- the LOC108034571 gene encoding acylglycerol kinase, mitochondrial, which yields MNYLRVIRNNWKKCTFGAAVSVYALQSLKTHIEIEQHMREFASKIQSNQTADRPKKVLVVMNPVANKKRSEKFFKNYCEPVLHLAGYSVEILRTNHIGHAKSYVEEMAALPDAIVVAGGDGTSSEVVTGLMRRRGNLCPITILPLGRSVQAASKRFQIFGVKDVAYVKSLCKALEPMLKDESQYQSVIRFDVIKGDEESDSQLKPIFGLNGLSWGLMEDINSAKDKYWYFGPLRHYASAASKSFADNWSLKTDYVYTPPCPGCVDCASTQRQEALPVGGGLFTRNLFKYQKNSGEPRRTLVKNDNCGNKFEGSVEASQININCVQNAENFAELESQFISSLQPGWEFIKQIPQVTCSNILPSLVVKSRTIQLHPAGEMAEKFYSIDGEEYDARPIKVSVVPNAIKVFC from the exons atgaattatttaaggGTTATCCGGAACAATTGGAAGAAATGCACGTTCGGCGCGGCAGTGTCTGTGTACGCTCTGCAGTCGCTGAAAACGCACATAGA GATTGAACAACATATGAGGGAGTTTGCCTCAAAGATTCAATCAAATCAAACAGCAGATCGACCGAAGAAGGTGCTGGTGGTCATGAATCCCGTGGCCAATAAGAAGAGATCGGAGAAATTT TTCAAGAACTACTGCGAGCCGGTTTTGCATTTAGCTGGATACTCCGTGGAGATCCTGCGCACCAACCACATTGGCCATGCCAAGAGCTACGTGGAGGAGATGGCTGCGCTGCCCGATGCCATTGTGGTGGCCGGCGGCGATGGAACCTCTTCGGAGGTGGTCACTGGCCTCATGCGAAGGCGCGGCAACCTCTGCCCCATCACCATTCTCCCGCTGGGCCGCTCCGTCCAGGCCGCCTCAAAGCGCTTCCAGATCTTCGGCGTCAAGGACGTGGCCTACGTGAAGAGCCTGTGCAAGGCACTGGAACCCATGCTCAAGGATGAGAGCCAGTACCAAAGCGTGATCCGCTTCGATGTTATAAAGGGGGACGAGGAAAGCGACAGCCAGCTGAAGCCCATATTCGGCCTGAACGGTCTCTCCTGGGGCCTAATGGAGGACATAAATTCGGCCAAGGATAAGTACTGGTACTTTGGCCCCCTGCGTCACTATGCCTCCGCCGCCTCCAAGTCGTTTGCTGATAACTGGAGCCTCAAGACTGACTATGTGTACACACCACCGTGCCCAGGCTGCGTGGACTGTGCTTCGACTCAGCGGCAGGAGGCCCTGCCCGTGGGCGGAGGCCTCTTCACCAGGAACCTCTTCAAGTACCAGAAGAACAGCGGCGAGCCCAGGCGGACTCTGGTTAAGAACGACAACTGCGGCAACAAGTTCGAGGGCAGCGTGGAGGCCAGCCAGATAAACATCAATTGTGTTCAGAACGCGGAGAACTTCGCGGAGCTGGAGAGCCAGTTCATCAGCTCGCTGCAGCCGGGCTGGGAGTTCATCAAGCAAATTCCGCAGGTCACATGCAGCAACATTCTGCCCAGCCTGGTGGTGAAGAGTCGCACCATTCAGCTGCATCCGGCCGGCGAGATGGCGGAGAAGTTCTACTCCATCGACGGCGAGGAGTACGATGCAAGACCCATCAAGGTATCTGTTGTCCCCAATGCTATTAAAGTGTTTTGTTGA
- the LOC108034581 gene encoding protein trunk, translated as MFLQTPCPSMKPQKELNWLAIFLTCFAFLGSAQDDADYCAELSTQSLAKILGQAFNPRYMSIDPPGEPEEKSYQLGYKRSSYELPFYADSEAISVSHFPAWETNHFAMVEKKEPARSKSLRTRSAFMDRVGQQPRMDGFKQRPWECSSRINWIDLGLNYFPRYIRSIECIARKCWYDHFNCKPKSFTIKVLRRKTGSCIRINDKLILITAEKFENDYTQLWIWEEIAVNFCCECVMLY; from the coding sequence ATGTTTTTGCAAACACCGTGTCCAAGTATGAAACCACAGAAGGAACTCAACTGGCTGGCCATTTTCCTCACCTGTTTCGCGTTCCTTGGCTCGGCCCAAGATGATGCCGACTACTGCGCCGAGCTCTCAACACAGTCCTTGGCCAAAATCCTGGGACAGGCATTCAACCCGCGCTACATGAGCATCGATCCGCCGGGCGAGCCCGAGGAGAAAAGCTACCAGCTGGGCTACAAGCGGTCCTCGTACGAGCTGCCCTTCTACGCCGACAGCGAGGCCATCTCGGTCAGCCACTTTCCCGCCTGGGAGACCAACCACTTCGCGATGGTGGAGAAGAAGGAGCCGGCGAGGAGCAAGAGCCTGCGCACGAGGAGCGCCTTCATGGATCGCGTGGGTCAACAGCCGCGGATGGACGGCTTCAAGCAGCGACCGTGGGAGTGCTCGTCGAGGATCAACTGGATCGACTTAGGCTTAAATTACTTTCCACGCTATATCCGTTCGATCGAGTGTATTGCCAGAAAATGTTGGTATGATCACTTTAATTGCAAGCcaaaatcatttacaataaagGTACTGCGCCGTAAAACTGGCTCATGCATTCGAATAAAcgataaattgattttgatcaCCGCAGAGAAATTTGAGAATGATTACACGCAGCTCTGGATTTGGGAAGAAATAGCGGTTAACTTTTGCTGTGAATGTGTTATGCTATACTAG